A genomic stretch from Megalobrama amblycephala isolate DHTTF-2021 linkage group LG22, ASM1881202v1, whole genome shotgun sequence includes:
- the LOC125258290 gene encoding myosin-7-like has product MADVMSEFGAAAPFLRKSDKERLEAQTRPFDMKKECFVPDPEVEYVKASITSRDGGKVTADTEFGKTVTVKEVDVHPQNPPKFDKIEDMVMFTFLHEPAVLFNLKERYAAWMIYTYSGLFCVTVNPYKFLPVYNQEVVNAYRGKKRNEAPPHIFSISDNAYQYMLSDRENQSVLITGESGAGKTVNTKKVIQYFASIAAATTGKKDPSQEKKGTLEDQIIQCNPALEAFGNAKTIRNDNSSRFGKFIRIHFGHSGKLASADIETYLLEKSRVTFQLKAERDYHIFYQILSQRRPELLEMLLITNNPYDYAFISQGETQVASIDDGDELVATDEAFDVLGFTQEEQNSIYKLTGSVMHFGNLKFKQKQREEQAEADGTEDADKISYLMGLNSADLIKGLCHPRVKVGNEWVTKGQNVQQVYYSIGALAKSVYEKMFLWMVVRINQSLATKQPRQYFIGVLDIAGFEIFESNTFEQLCINFTNEKLQQFFNHHMFVLEQEEYKKEGIEWVFIDFGMDLAACIELIEKPMGIMSILEEECMFPKASDATFKAKLYDNHLGKNPNFQKPRIVKGKPEAHFALVHYAGTVDYNISNWLVKNKDPLNETVVGYFQKSTLKVLSILFANFATDDAADSGGKAAKGAKKKGSSFQTVSALHRENLNKLMTNLRSTHPHFVRCLIPNETKTPGAMENPLVMHQLRCNGVLEGIRICRKGFPNRILYGDFKQRYRILNPAAIPEGQFIDNKKGAEKLLGSLDIDHEQYKLGHTKVFFKAGLLGGLEEMRDDRLALIITGIQSMSRGFLSRDEFQKIVERRDALLVIQWNVRAFMGVKNWPWMKLYFKIKPLLKSAESEKEMANMKEEFIKLKEAYAKSEARRKELEEKMVSLLQEKNDLQLSMQSEQDNLIDAEERCEGLIKSKIQFEAKVKELTERLEDEDEMNAELTAKKRKLEDECSELKKDIDDLELTLAKVEKEKHATENKVKNLTEEMAALDEIIAKLTKEKKALQEAHQQTLDDLQSEEDKVNTLTKAKAKLEQQVDDLEGSLEQEKKIRMDLERAKRKLEGDLKLTQENVMDLENEKQQTDERLKKKDFEISQLNSKIEDAQALESQLQKKMKELQARIEELEEELEAERAARAKVEKQRADLSRELEEISERLEEAGGATASQIEMNKKREAEFQKVRRDLEEATLQHEATAATLRKKHADSVADLGEQIDNLQRVKQKLEKEKSELRLELDDVVSNMDQLVKAKTNLEKMCRTLEDQMSEYRAKAEEGQRTINDFAMQKAKLQTENGELARQFEEKDSLVTQLTRGKQSNTQQIEDLKRQLEEEIKAKNALAHAVQSARHDSDLLREQYEEEQEAKAELQRSMSKANSEVAQWRTKYETDAIQRTEELEEAKKKLTQRLQDAEEAVEAVNAKCSSLEKTKHRLQNEIEDLMVDVERSNAAAAALDKKQRNFDKVLAEWKQKYEESQTELESAQKEARSLSTELFKLKNSYEESLDHLESMKRENKNLQEEISDLTEQLGETGKSIHELEKLRKQLEQEKQEIQTALEEAEGSLEHEEGKILRAQLEFNQVKAEIERKLTEKDEEMEQAKRNQQRVVDTLQSSLESETRSRNEALRLKKKMEGDLNEMEIQLSQANRQASEAQKQLKGLHGHLKDAQLQLDDALRSNDDLKENIAIVERRNNLLQAELDELRSMVEQTERGRKLAEQELLDVSERVQLLHSQNTSLLNQKKKLEGDNTHLQTEVEEAVQECRNAEEKAKKAITDAAMMAEELKKEQDTSAHMERMKKNMEQTIKDLQHRLDEAEQIAMKGGKKQVQKLEVRVRELESEVELEQRKASDSIKGIRKYERRIKELTYQTEEDRKNLGRLQDLVDKLQLKVKSYKRASEVAEEQSNSNLGKFRKIQHELDEAEERADIAESQVNKLRAKSRDTGSKKGADEE; this is encoded by the exons ATGGCGGATGTGATGTCAGAGTTCGGGGCAGCTGCTCCGTTCTTACGAAAGTCAGACAAGGAGCGTCTGGAGGCCCAAACTCGCCCCTTTGACATGAAGAAAGAGTGCTTTGTGCCCGACCCTGAGGTTGAATATGTCAAAGCCTCCATCACCAGTAGAGACGGTGGCAAAGTCACTGCTGACACTGAATTCGGGAAG ACAGTAACTGTGAAGGAAGTTGATGTTCACCCTCAGAACCCACCAAAGTTCGATAAAATTGAGGACATGGTGATGTTCACCTTCCTGCACGAGCCCGCTGTGCTGTTTAACCTCAAAGAGCGTTACGCAGCCTGGATGATCTAC ACCTACTCTGGGCTCTTCTGTGTCACTGTGAATCCCTACAAGTTTTTGCCAGTGTACAACCAGGAAGTCGTCAATGCCTACAGAGGAAAGAAACGAAATGAGGCCCCTCCACACATCTTTTCCATCTCTGACAATGCCTACCAGTACATGTTGTCAG ATAGAGAAAACCAGTCTGTCTTGATCAC TGGAGAATCCGGTGCCGGAAAGACTGTGAACACTAAAAAAGTGATCCAGTACTTTGCGAGTATTGCAGCAGCAACGACCGGCAAGAAGGACCCATCACAGGAGAAAAAG GGAACTCTGGAGGATCAAATCATCCAGTGTAATCCTGCTCTGGAGGCTTTTGGTAATGCCAAGACCATCAGAAATGACAACTCCTCCAGATTT ggtaAATTTATTCGTATCCATTTTGGCCACAGTGGAAAGTTAGCTTCTGCTGATATTGAAACTT ATCTGCTGGAGAAGTCTCGTGTCACTTTTCAGCTCAAGGCTGAGAGAGACTATCACATCTTCTATCAGATTCTGTCCCAGAGAAGACCAGAACTGCTGG AAATGCTGCTCATCACCAACAACCCCTATGACTACGCCTTCATCTCCCAAGGAGAGACACAAGTGGCTTCTATTGATGATGGTGACGAGCTGGTAGCCACTGAC GAAGCATTTGATGTGTTGGGCTTCACCCAAGAAGAGCAGAACAGCATCTACAAGCTGACTGGTTCCGTCATGCACTTCGGCAACCTGAAgttcaaacagaaacaaagagAGGAACAGGCCGAGGCTGATGGGACTGAGG ATGCTGACAAAATCTCATATCTGATGGGCCTAAATTCAGCTGACTTAATCAAGGGTTTGTGCCACCCAAGAGTCAAAGTAGGAAATGAGTGGGTCACCAAGGGACAGAATGTCCAGCAG GTGTACTACTCTATTGGTGCTCTGGCAAAGTCAGTGTACGAGAAGATGTTCCTCTGGATGGTTGTAAGAATCAACCAATCCCTGGCCACCAAACAGCCTCGCCAGTACTTCATTGGTGTGCTGGACATTGCTGGATTTGAGATCTTTGAA TCCAACACCTTTGAGCAGCTGTGCATCAACTTTACTAATGAGAAGTTGCAGCAGTTCTTCAACCACCACATGTTTGTGCTGGAGCAAGAGGAATACAAGAAGGAGGGCATTGAGTGGGTGTTTATTGACTTTGGCATGGACTTGGCGGCTTGTATTGAGCTTATTGAGAAG CCCATGGGTATCATGTCCATCCTTGAAGAGGAGTGCATGTTCCCCAAAGCTAGTGATGCAACATTTAAAGCTAAGCTTTATGACAACCATTTGGGGAAAAATCCAAACTTCCAGAAGCCCAGGATTGTCAAGGGTAAACCAGAGGCCCATTTTGCCCTGGTTCACTATGCTGGCACTGTTGACTACAATATTTCAAACTGGCTGGTGAAGAACAAGGACCCTCTCAATGAGACGGTTGTAGGGTATTTTCAGAAGTCAACTCTTAAGGTGTTGTCTATTCTGTTTGCTAATTTCGCTACTGATGATG cTGCAGATTCTGGCGGTAAGGCTGCCAAAGGTGCCAAAAAGAAGGGTTCTTCCTTCCAGACGGTGTCAGCCCTTCATAGG GAGAACTTGAACAAGCTGATGACCAACTTGAGGTCAACTCACCCTCACTTTGTGCGCTGCCTCATTCCCAATGAGACCAAGACTCCTGGAGCGATGGAGAATCCTCTGGTCATGCACCAGCTGCGCTGTAACGGTGTGCTGGAGGGCATCAGGATCTGCAGAAAGGGATTCCCCAACAGGATCCTGTATGGAGATTTTAAACAACG ATACCGCATCCTAAATCCTGCTGCTATACCTGAGGGACAGTTCATTGATAACAAGAAGGGTGCAGAAAAACTTCTGGGCTCTCTGGACATCGATCACGAACAGTACAAGTTAGGACATACTAag GTCTTTTTTAAGGCTGGTCTTCTGGGTGGTCTTGAAGAGATGCGAGATGACCGTCTTGCACTTATTATAACTGGAATTCAGTCCATGTCTCGTGGTTTTCTATCAAGAGATGAGTTCCAGAAAATTGTGGAAAGAAG aGATGCTTTGTTGGTGATCCAGTGGAATGTACGCGCCTTCATGGGGGTCAAGAATTGGCCCTGGATGAAGCTCTACTTCAAGATCAAGCCTCTGCTGAAAAGTGCAGAATCTGAGAAAGAAATGGCCAATATGAAGGAGGAATTCATCAAGTTGAAGGAGGCTTATGCTAAATCTGAAGCCCGCAGAAAGGAGCTTGAGGAAAAGATGGTTTCCCTTCTCCAAGAGAAGAATGACCTGCAGCTTTCAATGCAGTCT GAGCAAGATAATCTTATAGATGCTGAGGAGAGATGTGAGGGTCTGATCAAGAGCAAGATCCAGTTTGAGGCCAAAGTCAAAGAGCTGACTGAAAGACTGGAGGATGAAGATGAAATGAATGCTGAGCTGACTGCAAAGAAACGAAAGCTGGAGGATGAATGTTCTGAACTCAAGAAGGACATTGATGATCTTGAGCTCACTCTGGCCAAAGTGGAGAAAGAGAAACATGCCACTGAGAACAAG GTTAAAAACCTGACAGAAGAGATGGCAGCTTTGGATGAGATCATCGCTAAGCTGACCAAGGAGAAGAAAGCTCTTCAGGAGGCCCATCAGCAAACGCTGGATGACCTCCAGAGTGAGGAAGACAAAGTCAACACACTCACCAAAGCCAAAGCCAAGCTGGAGCAACAAGTGGATGAT CTTGAAGGTTCTCTGgaacaagaaaagaaaattcgcatggatcttgagagagctAAAAGAAAGCTTGAGGGTGATTTGAAGTTGACTCAAGAGAATGTGATGGATTTGGAAAATGAAAAGCAGCAGACAGATGAGCGGCTAAAGAa GAAAGACTTTGAAATAAGCCAGCTCAATAGCAAGATTGAAGATGCACAAGCTTTAGAGTCCCAACtccagaaaaaaatgaaagagtTGCAG GCCAGAATTGAAGAGCTTGAGGAAGAGCTGGAGGCTGAGAGAGCTGCTCGTGCTAAAGTTGAGAAACAGAGAGCTGATCTGTCCAGAGAACTGGAGGAGATCAGTGAGAGGTTGGAGGAGGCTGGTGGAGCCACTGCTTCTCAGATTGAGATGAACAAGAAACGTGAAGCTGAGTTCCAGAAAGTGCGCAGAGACCTTGAAGAGGCCACTCTGCAACATGAGGCCACTGCAGCTACACTGAGGAAGAAACATGCAGACAGTGTGGCTGATCTGGGAGAGCAGATTGATAACCTCCAGAGAGTGAAGCAGAAGCTGGAGAAAGAGAAGAGTGAACTCAGACTGGAACTGGACGATGTGGTCTCCAACATGGATCAACTTGTAAAGGCAAAG acaaacctggagaaaatgTGCAGAACTCTGGAAGACCAGATGAGTGAGTACAGAGCCAAGGCTGAGGAAGGTCAGCGCACAATCAATGATTTCGCCATGCAAAAAGCCAAGCTGCAAACTGaaaatg GTGAACTTGCCAGACAGTTTGAGGAGAAAGACTCCCTGGTGACTCAGTTGACCAGAGGCAAGCAGTCCAACACTCAGCAAATTGAAGACCTCAAGAGACAGCTAGAAGAAGAAATCAAG GCTAAGAATGCCCTGGCCCATGCAGTTCAGTCTGCTCGACACGATTCTGATCTGCTGAGGGAGCAATATGAGGAAGAGCAAGAAGCCAAGGCTGAGCTGCAGCGTAGTATGTCCAAGGCAAACTCTGAAGTGGCTCAGTGGAGAACCAAGTATGAAACTGATGCCATCCAGAGGACTGAGGAGCTGGAGGAAGCAAA GAAGAAACTGACTCAGCGTCTCCAAGATGCAGAAGAAGCTGTGGAAGCTGTTAATGCTAAATGCTCCTCTCTGGAGAAGACCAAGCACAGGCTGCAGAATGAGATTGAAGATCTCATGGTGGATGTGGAGAGATccaatgctgctgctgctgctctggACAAGAAGCAAAGAAACTTTGATAAA GTCCTGGCTGAGTGGAAACAGAAGTATGAGGAGTCCCAAACTGAACTGGAAAGTGCCCAAAAAGAAGCCAGATCTCTGAGCACTGAACTCTTTAAATTGAAAAACTCATATGAGGAGTCATTGGACCACCTGGAGAGCATGAAGAGGGAGAACAAGAATCTCCAAG AGGAAATTTCTGACCTCACTGAGCAACTTGGTGAGACTGGGAAGAGTATTCATGAGCTGGAGAAACTACGAAAACAACTAGAGCAGGAGAAACAAGAGATACAAACTGCTCTGGAGGAGGCTGAG GGTTCCCTTGAACACGAGGAAGGCAAGATACTTAGAGCTCAGCTGGAGTTCAATCAGGTCAAAGCTGAAATTGAACGTAAGCTGACAGAGAAAGATGAAGAGATGGAGCAGGCCAAGAGGAACCAGCAGAGAGTGGTGGATACCCTGCAGAGCTCACTGGAATCAGAGACTCGCAGCAGGAATGAAGCTCTCAGACTGAAGAAGAAGATGGAGGGAGACCTCAATGAGATGGAGATTCAGCTCAGCCAGGCTAACAGACAGGCATCAGAAGCCCAGAAACAACTCAAGGGTCTTCATGGACATCTCAAA GATGCCCAACTGCAGCTGGATGACGCACTTCGTAGTAATGATGATCTCAAAGAGAACATTGCCATTGTGGAGAGACGCAACAATCTGCTGCAGGCTGAACTGGATGAGCTGAGATCCATGGTGGAACAGACTGAGAGAGGAAGGAAACTGGCTGAGCAGGAACTGCTGGATGTCAGTGAGAGAGTTCAGCTCCTGCATTCTCAG AACACCAGCCTGCTGAATCAGAAGAAGAAGCTGGAGGGAGATAATACTCACCTTCAGACTGAGGTTGAGGAGGCAGTGCAGGAGTGCAGGAATGCTGAGGAAAAAGCCAAGAAGGCCATCACTGATGCTGCCATGATGGCTGAGGAGCTGAAGAAGGAGCAGGACACAAGTGCTCATATGGAGCGCATGAAGAAGAACATGGAGCAGACCATAAAAGACCTCCAGCACCGTCTGGATGAAGCTGAGCAGATCGCCATGAAGGGTGGTAAGAAGCAGGTCCAGAAACTGGAAGTCAGG GTGAGAGAGCTGGAAAGTGAGGTGGAGTTAGAACAGAGAAAGGCCAGTGACTCTATCAAGGGGATTCGTAAATATGAGAGACGCATCAAGGAGCTCACCTACCAG ACTGAGGAAGACCGAAAGAATCTGGGTCGCTTGCAGGATCTGGTGGACAAACTCCAGCTGAAGGTCAAATCCTACAAGAGAGCTTCTGAGGTGGCG GAAGAACAATCCAATTCCAATCTGGGCAAGTTCCGTAAGATACAGCATGAGCTGGATGAGGCAGAAGAGAGGGCTGATATTGCTGAATCTCAGGTCAACAAGCTGAGAGCCAAGAGCCGTGATACCGGATCCAAG AAGGGGGCCGATGAGGAGTGA